The Aneurinibacillus migulanus genome contains the following window.
ACAAGACGGTGCCCCAGCCTCCGCTAAGCCAATCCAAATTGCGGAAAATGAAAGTATAGATACGTTGGATGTTCAGTTGAATGAAACTCCACTGTCGTTATCTCCCCTGGTGCTTATTAATGGACAGGAAGCAGACTGGGATACGCCGCTTACAGACCGTGATGAGATAGAGATCCGTCTTCCGGCTACATTGCGTGAGGTTTTGACAGAGGCAGAAGCGTACACCACCGATATGGAGAGGCATCGGATTCTTTATACTGTAAATGGACAGGCTGCGCATTACGAATATTCAGCCTACCTATTTACAATCAACGGACAAGAAGCGCAACTGGACAATAAAGTGAAGAAAAACGACGTAATCAGCTATCAAGCGCAAGCTGTATCGCTGCCTTCGATTAAGGATGTGCTGCCACTTACAGAGCAAACTGAAATACATACGCTTGTTACATTTAATGGTCAAAAAGTTCAAATCCCTTCCAGCGAGATGGAGATTTATCTGGATGGCGAGCGTGCCATGCTTACCGACCCCATTCGTGCGCATGCATCGATTACTGTAGACGTTCGCTTTAAGCAGGAGCCTGTATTCAGCGACGTATTTCGTTATGTAAGTGACAACCTGCACGCCACCGAACCGGGAAAAAACCTTGTCATTACGATTAACGGAAGCCCTGCATCCTTTCAGGATCCAATTAAAACAGGAGATATATTGGAGTTCGAGTGGAAATAAATATGGACAGCTACCTCATTTCACTTAATTCTGCTATGCACGCCAAAATGAGGGTGTAATTACTATAGAAAGGGGTGTAAGGACATTTGTTTCCCTACACCCTCTTCTATTGCATATCAGCACGAAGCACCTGTCTTTCCGCTTCGTTCTTATGCAATGGATTCCTTCAAATTCTTCTCCGTAATATTCCAGTGTGAAGTATGCCATGCAACGCTGTCGTTCTTAACATAAAGCACCTGTGGGGATTCATGTTTCACACCGAAGCGTTCTGCGATTTCATTAGACACCGGACGGGCTGTCTGTACGATGACAAGCGCCCACGGTTTAATACCTTCCTGTTCTGCGTACTTCATGAATTCATCATATGCTTGACTGCTGATCGGGCAAGTCGTACTATGCTTTAATAGAACCGCTTCTGGATTTTCTTGTAAGAATCGGTCTAATTCCTCCACTGTTGTTAGTTCCTTCATATCTTTCCCTCCTTTTGCTCGATTGGCTTTTCTTTTCTATCATATCACACTTACCACATGGGCCAACCGATTGTACACTCTTTATCTTGATAAGGGAAATTTCACTTTATTGTCTGGCGGATCGCTCCGCTTCCGTCTTTATTGCCGACGCTTCCGCAGCTTGCCATGCGGTCACTGTTTGTTGCAGATTTTGATAAGTCTGACTGGCTTGCTCTGCTACTTGAATCACCTCATCCGGCAACGCATAGCGTGGAGCTGTCCAGCCGTTAGCCGTCATCACCTGGCCAATGGCTGCCACGTTCTGCGCTGAATGACTCAACAGTTGCTGAAAGCCCTGTCGAAGCTCTGGGCAACTTGTCTCTGAAATAGTTTGCGCATAAGCTGTTACCATCATTTTTTCGTATGCCAACAATTCTGTTGCGATTTGTTTATCTGTCACCGGCATTATTTCGTCCCCTTCCTATTGGACTCCCTGCGGTGGATGCTGATGCTGATTGAGCATCTGGCACAGCAGCTGATAATTCTTCTGGTGTCGTACCGCCATCTGTCCACATACTTCTTTTAGCTCTGTCGTTACGGTATGAGTAGCAGCATTCATATATGTTTCACATAACATTTCTTCCTGACTCATTCGTGCTTCCAATTGCACTAACTCTATCGCGGTTAGTGGTTCCATATGCATCTTCTGTACCATATTTTTATCCTCCGGAAAGAATCAATTCGTATGTTCTATAGTTTCTCCAAATTTTCCGGGCTTCTTCATACAAATGCTGTCAATAACAATTGAGATATTTCACGGATTCGTGCATAATAAGGAAGGTTGAGGTTGAAAAGTAGAATGTGTAAGATTTCAGAAGAGGTGGTTACAGATATGAAAAAAACAGTAGTGGTAATGCAAGGTGACCAGACCGGACAAGAGCTTCTCGATGAAGCACTGCGTGTACTACAGCCAGATGTTATCGGCTTTGAAATTGATTTTGAAACGTATGACTTAAGCCTTGAAAACCGTAAAAAAACGAACAATGAAGTGGTTCATGAAGCAGCTCGTGCTATGAAACGGACAGGCTTTGGCCTTAAAGCAGCAACTATTACGCCAGAAGAAAAAGGCTCTGTAGGAAGCCCGAACGCTATCCTTCGTCGGGAAATCGACGGGAAAGTTATCCTTCGCACAGGTCGCCGTATTCCAGGTATTCGCCCGGTAGCTGGCGCATATGCTCCGATTTCTGTCGTGCGCATGGCCGTTGGCGATGCATATGGTGCAAAGGAATGGCGTGAAGGAGACGGCGTAGATGAAGTCGCTTATCGTACAGAAAAAGTAGACCGCAAAACATGCCGTGCAGTTGCAGAGTTCGCATTCCGTCACGCACAAAAAACGAATGCTAAAGTATTCGGTGGCCCAAAATATACGGTAAGCCCGGTATATGAAGGCATGCTGAAAGAAGAGATGGATGCTGCCAGCAAGCGTTATCCAACGGTTAAATACGAACCGCAATTAATCGATGCTACCTACGCGCTGCTGTTGTCCTCTGCAGGCGATGCGATGGTTATCCCGGCACTGAACCGTGACGGTGATTGCTTGAGCGACATGGTACTACAAATGTTCGGTTCCATTGCGGGTGCAGAGTCTGTTCTGCTCGGATTCGACGAAGAATTCAATACGCAGGCCGTTATGGTGGAAGCTCCGCACGGTACCGCTCCTGCGCTTCAAGGCAAGAATATTGCTAACCCAATGGCCATGATTCTTGCTTCTGCTTCTCTGCTCACATACTTCCATGATCAAAAATCTACTATGGCTTCCCGTGCTATTTACGAAGCAACGATTGAAGCAGTAAGCCAGGGCGTGCGCACTGCCGATCTTGGGGGAAGCGTTACGACGAGCGAGTTTACAGACAATGTAATCGAACGTGTAAGAACAAAGCTTGATGTATGGTCTACTATGCAAAATTTCTAATTTCACGTTACATTGTACAATGAAGTAATGAAAGGTCCCCTTCTCACTGAATGAGAAAGGGACCTATTACTTTGTAAAACAAACAATACAAATCCAGCAAACAGTAAAACCCCTAACCATCGAATGGGCAGGGGCTTTTTTATAGCCTCTTATGCTTTACGGTTTTTCCTCTTTGCTGCAATGAACATTGTGGTTAACAAAATGAGCGGAATCGCCATGGAACCAATTAACCCAAAAATTGCAATTTGTTGCCCACCCATATGAGCGTACCCCCCTGTACTGATTTGATTCTATTGTAATAGAATAAGCTAGGAAAAGTCTACCAAACTCCAGGCCGCTTCATAGGATTCGCTCATATTTCTCAATAATTGTAAAACTTTATTCACAATTTCATTGTTGTGTCCGTCGTAGCGTCTCTATAATCTGATACTGCCATAATGTATCTCCAAGCGACTGCACGAGAAGGTACAAATCCAGCCATTCATCCACGTCAAACGAAATCTCAGACGTACAGCCCTCCAGCATCATACGAGTAAATGCAGAATGCTCGGCAAACGAAATCGCTCTTTGCTCTCCTACCATTCGAAGATGCTGCAGACACTGCTTTAAATCTTCCTTTACTTGTTCTACAAGTTCGTGATGCTCACAATAGCAGCATCGGTACATTGGCACATGTTCAATTTGCGTATGGTTCATATACACGAGCTTACGTAAATATAAATGCATCACATGGTTACAGCGCGTACACTGTTTTTCCATTGTTCTTCCCCTTTCCCATTACGGCACCGTTGTGTCAATTGCCATATATGTATTCAGGAAAAGGAAATTTTAACCCATCTTAATAACGGGCGTTAATTTTTTGACATGAAGGGCAAATCGCTACTTTGGCGGTAGCGCCTTGCTCATCCTCCACGGCATACCCCTTGAGACTTGCATCCGAATCACAGTATATGCATCCAGATGAGAAATCCATGTCAAAATTCGCTTTCCAGGCATAAGGTCTGAAAATCTGCCCTGTGTAAATTGACAGCGGCGTATCATTCATTGTGGGACCTCCTTATGTTCATCAGCATTCAAATTCCGATATTTTCTAGCATAAACAAAAGCTGTCTGCTTTATACGAATTGCAAGAAAATAATTACCTTCACATTGTCCCAGCCGCTACATACACTATTATAAATAACGTTTACTGCTAAGTGGCATGCTCATTCATCTATATTCTTTTATTCAGACAGGAAGGAGGAAAACGATTGAAACGAAAAACCTCGCATGTTATGCGTACTTTCCGTCAGCCTTCCTATATGCATCCTGCCAACTATTTCGTCCCCATTGTGGAAAAAGCAAAGCCGGCTATCATTTCTATTACGACGGAAGATTATGCCGTAAACCGAAAAATGACAAAAATCCTCCATCAATTTCTATTTCCTAACTCTCAGGCGCCGAGTAAGGAGGTACGCCGCAGCTTCGGGACCGGGTTCATCATTCACCCACGTGGTTACGTATTGACGAGCGAGCATGTGGTCCATAACGCAAAAGCTATTCATGTCAAATTAACTTCTGGAGAAATGAAGCAGGGAGAAGTAATCTGGCGCGATCAGGCCCGCGATCTTGCCCTTCTTCATATCGCAAGTCGAGGTGCTCTTCCCGTACTTCCTCTCGGCTCTTCTACCGAAACCCAGGTAGGTGAACTCGTTATCTCTATCGGCAATCCCCTCGGCCTTGAAAATACGGTAACAACCGGTATTATCAGCGCAAAAAACCGGCCGGTACAAATCGCCGGCCGGAAGTATGAAGATATTATTCAGACAGATGCCGCCATTAATCCTGGCAACAGCGGCGGGCCGCTCATCAATATGAACGGTGAAGCCGTCGGCATGAATGCCTTTATCATCCGGGACAACCATGGGCTCGGCTTTGCCATCGGTATTGATAGTATTAAACCGCTCATCCGTAAATTTCTATAAAGGAGTGTGTTACTCGTACGAAGTGCTGGTAAATTCTACATCTGGATTCTTTTCTTTTGCCCAGCGCTCGGCGAACTCATTCTCAAGCAGTACGACTAGCCTGCCTTCTCGATCACGCACTGTCAGGCTTCCTCCATACTGGATTAAATTCAATTCATGTTCCTTTTTATCTCCTTTTATCCAGCGGGCCAGCGAATAGCCTAACGGTTGCACTTCAACCTCTACGCCGTATTCGCCTCGCATTCGGTGTTCGAACACTTCAAGCTGCAACTGGCCTACGACGCCAAGAATGAGCGTCTCAGCGCCGGGAGCAGCCGTGGTGAAATATTGGACAGCCCCTTCTTCCGTTAACTGCTGCATGCCTTTATGGAACTGCTTATGCTTCATTGCATCTTTCGCACGCACCCGGGCAAAAATCTCCGGGGAAAAATGTGGAATTCCACCAAAAGAAAACGCTTGATTGCCTTCCACAAGCGTATCCCCGATGCCAAAAGTACCGGGATCAAACAAACCTATAATATCACCCGGATATGCATCCTCTACAATATTGCGTTCCTGAGCAAGAAATTGCTGAGGTTGTGATAATTTGACCCGTCTTCCAGTACGGACATGCTGAACGGACATGCCTCGCGTGAACGTCCCCGATACGATGCGCAAGAACGCAATACGATCACGGTGCGCCGGGTTCATATTCGCCTGGATTTTAAAAATAAAGCCGGAGAATTTATTACTATCCGGAGATATCTCTCCCTTATCACTCATACGCGGAGCGGGAGCGGGCGCCAACCGCAGGAAATATTCCAGGAACGCTTCCACTCCAAAATTTGTTAGCGCGCTCCCAAAGAAAACAGGCGTCAGTAAGCCGCTGTCGATTTTTTCTTTGTCGAACGGATCTCCTGCAATGTCTAGCAGTTCAATATCCTCTTCAAGCTTCGCATACAACGACTCTCCGATAATCGACTTTACTTTCTCATTGTTCTCTTCATCCTGGAACAGGGGAATGATATTACGTTCTTTCTCCCCGCGCTTAAACAGCTCCACATGTTGCTTTTCCCGATCATATATGCCCTGGAAGTCTATGCCGGAGCCTATCGGCCAACTCATCGGGCAAGAACGGATGCCGAGTACTTCTTCCAGTTCTTCAAGAAGAGCCAGTGGTTCCTTCGAATCCCTATCCATCTTATTGATAAATGTGAAAATCGGGATTTTACGCATACGACACACTTCAAACAGCTTAATCGTTTGCGGTTCTACCCCTTTAGCCGCATCAATCAACATAACCGCGCTATCAGCCGCTGTTAACGTACGATACGTATCTTCACTAAAGTCTTGGTGTCCCGGTGTATCCAGAATATTAACAGCATACCCGTCATAAGAGAACTGCATAACGCTTGATGTAACAGAAATGCCGCGCTGCTT
Protein-coding sequences here:
- the ytxJ gene encoding bacillithiol system redox-active protein YtxJ gives rise to the protein MKELTTVEELDRFLQENPEAVLLKHSTTCPISSQAYDEFMKYAEQEGIKPWALVIVQTARPVSNEIAERFGVKHESPQVLYVKNDSVAWHTSHWNITEKNLKESIA
- a CDS encoding spore coat protein; amino-acid sequence: MPVTDKQIATELLAYEKMMVTAYAQTISETSCPELRQGFQQLLSHSAQNVAAIGQVMTANGWTAPRYALPDEVIQVAEQASQTYQNLQQTVTAWQAAEASAIKTEAERSARQ
- a CDS encoding isocitrate/isopropylmalate family dehydrogenase; the protein is MKKTVVVMQGDQTGQELLDEALRVLQPDVIGFEIDFETYDLSLENRKKTNNEVVHEAARAMKRTGFGLKAATITPEEKGSVGSPNAILRREIDGKVILRTGRRIPGIRPVAGAYAPISVVRMAVGDAYGAKEWREGDGVDEVAYRTEKVDRKTCRAVAEFAFRHAQKTNAKVFGGPKYTVSPVYEGMLKEEMDAASKRYPTVKYEPQLIDATYALLLSSAGDAMVIPALNRDGDCLSDMVLQMFGSIAGAESVLLGFDEEFNTQAVMVEAPHGTAPALQGKNIANPMAMILASASLLTYFHDQKSTMASRAIYEATIEAVSQGVRTADLGGSVTTSEFTDNVIERVRTKLDVWSTMQNF
- a CDS encoding S1C family serine protease; translated protein: MKRKTSHVMRTFRQPSYMHPANYFVPIVEKAKPAIISITTEDYAVNRKMTKILHQFLFPNSQAPSKEVRRSFGTGFIIHPRGYVLTSEHVVHNAKAIHVKLTSGEMKQGEVIWRDQARDLALLHIASRGALPVLPLGSSTETQVGELVISIGNPLGLENTVTTGIISAKNRPVQIAGRKYEDIIQTDAAINPGNSGGPLINMNGEAVGMNAFIIRDNHGLGFAIGIDSIKPLIRKFL
- a CDS encoding peptide chain release factor 3 — translated: MAKAEPRKTFAIISHPDAGKTTLTEKLLYFGGAIHTAGMVKSRKSKQATSDWMEIEKQRGISVTSSVMQFSYDGYAVNILDTPGHQDFSEDTYRTLTAADSAVMLIDAAKGVEPQTIKLFEVCRMRKIPIFTFINKMDRDSKEPLALLEELEEVLGIRSCPMSWPIGSGIDFQGIYDREKQHVELFKRGEKERNIIPLFQDEENNEKVKSIIGESLYAKLEEDIELLDIAGDPFDKEKIDSGLLTPVFFGSALTNFGVEAFLEYFLRLAPAPAPRMSDKGEISPDSNKFSGFIFKIQANMNPAHRDRIAFLRIVSGTFTRGMSVQHVRTGRRVKLSQPQQFLAQERNIVEDAYPGDIIGLFDPGTFGIGDTLVEGNQAFSFGGIPHFSPEIFARVRAKDAMKHKQFHKGMQQLTEEGAVQYFTTAAPGAETLILGVVGQLQLEVFEHRMRGEYGVEVEVQPLGYSLARWIKGDKKEHELNLIQYGGSLTVRDREGRLVVLLENEFAERWAKEKNPDVEFTSTSYE